The genomic stretch TTGTACTGTCATTTAAACTAAATCTGAACTCAAAGCAATTACAAATGAATTAATAGCATGTTGTGCTCATGCTTGTGCACCTGCTACTGGGGCAGAGGCGGTGCTAGATGCATTACCTAGGCAACAAAATTAATATACTAGCTTGAGTTAAGTACAAAGCTTGAATCAATAAAACAGAATTAAAATAGCTGCTTGAGTTAAGTACAGAACTAATATAGCAACCTGAACTAATATAGGACCAAAATAAACTATATAGTAGTACTACGTTATGCCTTAGTTCCTCGAAAAAGGATTATTGCATTTCTGAATCTAAACTAGGCCCAAATATATTATGTAGCAGTTCACGCAGGCTACAAAATACAGAGAACAAATTCAAAACTAGCAGATCAGAAGAGAAGAAACTTACTTGATTGATCTGCCATGGTGTCCGCCTCCTGCTTAGGGTTGGGGAAGAGGAAGAACTGAAGATAAAGCCGCTGCATGGGATTAGGCCATTAGGAAAGACAAAGAAATGCACATGCTGCCTCACCCGTCCTCGTACTGCacagtgccgccgccgccacttggAGATCTGGCTGGCCGCACCGCTTGAAGCTCCAGCTGACCGCGCCGCTTGTTGGGGGGCGGGCGGGCGCGCGCAGTGGGGCCgcagcgggcgggcgggcgcgcGCAGCGGCGGCAGGCGGCCGGGCGCGCGCAGTGGGGCCGCAGCGGCGGCAGGCAGCCGGGCGCACGCGGTGGAGGCGCAGTGGCAGCGGGCGGGCGGCGTGCGGGCGCGCAGGGGCCGGCGTGCGGGCGCACAGGGGGcggatgcggcggcggcggagcgggCGGCGCGCGCGCGCAGGGAGCGGCGGGCGAGCGCGCAGAGggcggaggcggtggcggcggggCGGCGTGCGTGCGCTCAGGGGTCGGCGGGCGGGCGCGCAAGGGGCGGCGGGCGGGCGcggaggcggcggtggcggcgtgtGCGGGCGGGCGCGCAGCTGGGGGCACAGAGGCGGCGTCGGCGTCTGGAGCAGGGAAAATGGGCCTTAGGCCCAGGCAGCACGGATAAGTTAGGGtttcggccctcggcaaaggatttttattttttatttttacaaatttctttgccgagggtctatcctgtagccctcggcaaagaccccttttgccgagggccatacttagccctcggcaaagaattttctttTTTGAAATTTTGTGTCAAATATTTTTGTGGGCACAAATTACATTGTTTTAAacataattttaattttaaaaatTGGCACAAATTtcacttttttatatatatttcttgaGTTTATTTCAATTCGTCATAGTTTTCACTTTTTTATATGATCACTTGCGATCACATGTGGAGATGTCCGGGTTTTGGACATCTGACTTCGCAACTTATTCGAAAACGATTGAATTTTTTACCATAGCCTACACATGTGTTAATATGAAACCTCGtaaagtttcgtgatttttagacttcatatagatttaatataaTTTTAAATCAATTTTCTGAGAAGTGGCTAATCATGTCACACGAAAAAGTTGCGCGGAATTTGATTCCAGTTTGTCCGTAGAGACTCCACACACACATCAAATAACATGAATAATATTTTTTGAAAGACTACAATTTATTATAtcatgcacctgcagttcaaatttaTAACAGCAGAAAAATTAC from Sorghum bicolor cultivar BTx623 chromosome 3, Sorghum_bicolor_NCBIv3, whole genome shotgun sequence encodes the following:
- the LOC110434085 gene encoding uncharacterized protein LOC110434085, encoding MPSPLQVRKYGSARPEDIKLPRIATHARRPAATASALCALARRSLRARAARSAAAASAPCAPARRPLRARTPPARCHCASTACARLPAAAAAPLRAPGRLPPLRAPARPLRPHCARPPAPQQAARSAGASSGAASQISKWRRRHCAVRGRFFLFPNPKQEADTMADQSSSKEAITTEPLQQGFRPSEKGKLSHCPRYQSASTKVDCERVH